The following are encoded together in the Pyramidobacter piscolens W5455 genome:
- a CDS encoding IS1634 family transposase: MRANADLAERLKAQTLKDQVATCAPNNKPDCAGIYNYGIALYRRLWERLGLDVWFKQYRRNHRLKFDFDLAAFFLAALRILAPCSKKRTHEYRGNFVFDFSSLTQADLYETLGLLSGSKDVLIRNVNKGIADIYERTMTVALYDCTTFYFESFDSDELRARGMSKENRANEVQVVMGLLIDADGIPLDYELFRGNTSEIKTLLQVVRKHKVNSGLGKVTVVADRGLNCKLNLQHLAEEGFDYIVPQSISRLKKDVKERVLSEENWEHSERFHEDVFKMKRLDARADPERDAGIIVTWSLKRHHHDLDVLEELWTKGKELIAKGASAVETSMKHGSRQFLKSKKGKKGEYEVNTSLYEKRKKQAGFYVIATSNKDASPQEIFANLRQLWRVEECFRVFKSNLDARPVFVWTPEHIRGHFLVCYLALVLERLSCHLIRMKGIRDISPHKLVELMRQQNVTVLSGRARSMPISLRLGHDGSTPERKNADIASADAVMQIFGIAPVNMMEAYPDLKNKLACRLPFAAREATGGIIRRSRG; the protein is encoded by the coding sequence TTGAGGGCAAACGCAGATCTTGCAGAACGCCTCAAAGCGCAGACGCTTAAGGATCAGGTCGCAACATGTGCACCCAACAATAAACCGGACTGTGCGGGCATTTATAACTACGGCATCGCCCTTTACCGCAGATTATGGGAACGCCTTGGGCTGGACGTCTGGTTCAAACAGTATCGACGCAATCACCGACTCAAGTTCGACTTCGACCTTGCCGCATTCTTCCTCGCCGCACTGCGCATTCTGGCGCCTTGTTCGAAAAAACGGACGCACGAATACCGCGGGAACTTTGTCTTCGATTTCTCTTCCCTCACCCAGGCGGACCTTTACGAAACCCTCGGGCTCCTGAGCGGGAGCAAGGATGTCCTGATACGTAACGTCAACAAGGGGATCGCGGATATCTACGAGCGAACGATGACTGTCGCGCTTTACGACTGCACCACGTTTTACTTCGAGAGTTTTGATTCCGACGAACTTCGCGCGCGCGGGATGTCCAAGGAGAACCGCGCGAATGAGGTGCAGGTGGTGATGGGACTGCTCATTGACGCCGACGGCATCCCTCTTGACTATGAGCTGTTCCGCGGTAACACGTCGGAGATCAAGACCCTGCTGCAGGTCGTCCGGAAGCACAAGGTAAATTCCGGACTGGGGAAAGTCACGGTCGTCGCGGATCGCGGGCTCAACTGCAAGCTCAACTTGCAGCACCTTGCGGAAGAGGGTTTTGATTACATCGTGCCCCAGAGCATCAGTCGGCTGAAAAAGGACGTGAAGGAGCGGGTTCTTTCCGAGGAGAACTGGGAGCACAGCGAACGGTTCCACGAGGACGTGTTCAAGATGAAGCGTCTGGACGCCAGAGCGGATCCCGAACGTGACGCAGGCATCATCGTCACTTGGTCGCTGAAACGGCACCACCATGACCTGGACGTTCTGGAGGAATTGTGGACGAAGGGGAAAGAACTGATCGCGAAGGGAGCCTCAGCCGTCGAGACATCCATGAAACACGGCTCAAGACAGTTTCTGAAGAGCAAGAAAGGGAAGAAAGGCGAATACGAGGTGAACACCTCTCTCTACGAAAAGCGTAAAAAGCAGGCGGGTTTCTACGTCATCGCCACCTCCAACAAGGATGCCTCCCCGCAGGAGATCTTCGCGAACCTGCGCCAGCTTTGGCGCGTCGAGGAATGTTTTCGAGTGTTCAAGAGCAACCTCGATGCCAGGCCGGTTTTCGTCTGGACGCCGGAACACATCCGCGGGCACTTCCTCGTTTGTTACCTTGCGCTGGTTCTGGAACGTCTTTCCTGTCACCTCATCCGCATGAAGGGCATCAGAGACATCTCGCCTCACAAGCTCGTTGAACTCATGCGCCAGCAGAACGTCACCGTCCTGAGCGGCAGAGCCAGGAGCATGCCCATCAGCCTTCGACTGGGACACGACGGCAGCACGCCGGAGAGAAAGAACGCGGACATCGCGTCGGCCGACGCCGTGATGCAGATATTTGGAATCGCCCCCGTCAATATGATGGAAGCCTATCCCGATCTCAAGAACAAACTCGCTTGTCGACTGCCTTTTGCTGCGCGGGAGGCGACAGGAGGGATTATCCGTAGATCTCGCGGTTGA
- a CDS encoding helix-turn-helix domain-containing protein: MKYIYTSNAHLWSFPLELYVRDVNFFCFNWHPEYELTILLKGKATLCVDGNVHKIRENDVYLVNSNRGHAVVSEEKESTALVIHFSPEYFTQMESAHTKLEFACISNQTNRDEQRFAALRQYAAQMMLAALFNAPSSRFILRGAFNMLMGTLLSGFPVKQSPMIESPRDRKNLKTIQTVTNWLEKNFDKKVTLDAAAKVARYNRTYFSSFFRRNVGISFYDYLTRIRFRHAMYQLNNTNHSLTDIAADSGFPDLKTFSSYYKKTFHEPPSVHQRAIDMSSFTPARENERIYLDTSASDIGEKLRDFARLDSYVSPSQPKLAPTAPDKFDQIVALCEQLMTIAKQSY; this comes from the coding sequence ATGAAATACATCTATACAAGCAACGCTCATCTATGGTCCTTCCCGCTGGAGCTGTATGTCCGCGATGTTAACTTCTTCTGTTTTAACTGGCATCCCGAATATGAACTGACAATTCTTCTCAAGGGAAAGGCTACCCTATGTGTGGACGGCAACGTTCACAAGATACGCGAAAATGACGTGTATCTTGTCAACTCCAATCGAGGGCATGCCGTAGTCTCTGAAGAAAAGGAATCTACCGCGCTTGTGATCCACTTTTCACCAGAATACTTTACGCAGATGGAATCGGCACACACCAAGCTGGAGTTTGCCTGCATCTCGAACCAGACAAACCGCGACGAACAGCGTTTTGCTGCTCTTCGACAGTATGCAGCGCAGATGATGCTTGCTGCACTCTTTAACGCGCCATCTTCTCGCTTCATCCTCCGTGGCGCTTTCAACATGTTGATGGGCACTTTGCTTTCAGGATTCCCCGTTAAACAGAGCCCTATGATTGAATCTCCCCGTGACCGCAAGAATCTGAAAACAATCCAGACCGTCACCAACTGGCTTGAAAAAAATTTCGACAAAAAGGTTACGCTTGACGCTGCTGCCAAAGTGGCACGTTACAACCGCACGTATTTTTCGTCGTTTTTCCGGCGTAACGTCGGTATTTCGTTCTACGATTACCTCACGCGCATCCGCTTTCGTCACGCGATGTATCAGCTCAACAACACCAATCATAGTCTCACTGATATCGCTGCCGACAGCGGCTTTCCAGATCTCAAGACGTTCAGCTCCTATTACAAGAAAACGTTTCACGAACCACCAAGTGTACATCAACGCGCTATCGATATGAGTTCTTTCACGCCTGCTCGTGAGAACGAACGCATCTACCTCGACACTAGCGCCTCGGACATCGGAGAAAAGCTGCGTGACTTTGCTCGCCTTGATTCATATGTTTCGCCTTCACAGCCCAAGCTGGCTCCGACTGCCCCTGATAAATTCGACCAGATCGTGGCCCTGTGCGAGCAGCTCATGACGATCGCTAAGCAGTCATATTGA
- a CDS encoding isocitrate lyase/PEP mutase family protein: MTKAKKLRELLTSDGIITAPGAYDAWSARLIEHAEFSAVYMTGYGVSASVLGRPDIGLMSFHEMVESVHNIAEATNVPVIADADNGYGGSLNVVRTVRAYEQAGACGIQLEDQVMPKRCGHMEGKQLIPCEEMVAKVRAAVYARRDPDTVIIARTDARAVNGLDDAIARGHAFEEAGADVIFIEAPQSIDEMKRIVAEFPNRPLPANMVEHGKTPNLSQKELAALGFKIAIYPVMPIYVVTRALSAALAKLKEAGTSEACLDDMVDFPSFNKLIGLDEARSLEKSFTCGK; encoded by the coding sequence ATGACAAAAGCAAAAAAACTAAGAGAACTTCTGACATCCGATGGTATTATCACTGCCCCCGGTGCATATGATGCGTGGTCAGCGCGACTGATTGAGCACGCCGAATTTTCCGCTGTGTACATGACCGGCTACGGCGTGTCAGCCAGCGTCCTCGGACGCCCTGATATCGGGCTGATGAGCTTTCACGAGATGGTTGAGTCAGTGCACAATATCGCTGAAGCCACAAACGTTCCTGTGATTGCCGATGCTGACAACGGCTACGGAGGTTCGCTTAACGTAGTGCGTACAGTACGCGCGTACGAGCAAGCCGGAGCATGTGGCATTCAGCTCGAAGATCAGGTGATGCCCAAACGATGCGGACACATGGAAGGCAAACAACTTATCCCTTGTGAGGAAATGGTTGCTAAAGTTCGTGCGGCTGTCTATGCGCGGCGCGATCCTGACACGGTGATTATCGCCCGCACAGACGCTCGTGCCGTCAATGGCTTGGACGATGCCATCGCCCGAGGTCATGCCTTTGAAGAGGCGGGGGCTGACGTGATTTTCATCGAAGCACCGCAGTCGATTGACGAGATGAAGCGTATCGTTGCAGAGTTTCCCAACCGTCCGCTACCGGCCAACATGGTTGAGCACGGCAAGACGCCTAACTTATCGCAGAAAGAGCTAGCTGCTCTGGGTTTTAAGATCGCAATCTATCCGGTCATGCCCATCTACGTCGTTACGAGAGCGCTTTCTGCTGCGCTCGCGAAGCTGAAAGAGGCAGGGACTAGTGAGGCGTGTCTGGACGATATGGTTGATTTTCCTTCATTCAACAAGTTAATCGGTCTTGACGAGGCCCGCTCGTTAGAGAAGTCGTTCACCTGCGGGAAGTAA
- a CDS encoding transposase produces the protein MWLIEVESHGESFRSVTANGKQSMHVSSGNTVVGLGNPMTFLFSSGSNHDSRHAVPLLSQTKTKESNIISDKAYGSQAFRECITSQEAGYTIPPKRNNPEPWYRDYHVYKVRYLVGCSFQTENQMVHRILSRYDKLDASFFAFILVVVIVILVK, from the coding sequence TTGTGGCTTATAGAAGTGGAGAGCCATGGAGAGAGTTTCCGGAGCGTTACGGCAAATGGCAAGCAGTCTATGCACGTTTCAAGTGGAAACACTGTAGTCGGTTTAGGTAATCCGATGACATTCCTGTTCAGTTCCGGCAGTAACCATGATTCCCGACATGCTGTGCCCTTGCTCAGTCAAACAAAGACCAAAGAGAGCAATATCATCAGCGATAAAGCTTACGGTTCACAAGCCTTTAGAGAGTGCATTACTTCTCAGGAAGCTGGTTACACCATCCCGCCGAAACGCAACAATCCCGAACCATGGTACAGAGATTATCATGTTTACAAGGTGCGATACCTGGTTGGATGCTCCTTTCAGACAGAAAATCAAATGGTCCACAGAATTTTGAGCCGCTACGACAAACTTGACGCCTCGTTCTTTGCTTTTATTCTTGTTGTTGTCATTGTCATTTTAGTGAAATAG
- a CDS encoding CaiB/BaiF CoA transferase family protein, giving the protein MGALSNIRVLDLTRVLAGPYCTMMLADMGAEVIKIEIPGKGDDTRNFGPYKNKSSMYYANVNRNKKGVSLNMKAPEGKQLFLEMVKTADMVVENYRPGVMDKLGLGYDVLKEVNPRIIYGAVSGFGCYGPYSERPGYDIIAQAMGGLMSITGPRGGKPCRSGSAMGDVLGGMNLTIGLLAALNARSITGKGQRVDVALVDSVVSSLETGIQRYLVNHEIPERMGNEYAATYPYDSFKAKDKEFIIGCGNQGLFEKLLDLMGRKDLLEDSRFATLLERNKPENRIALGEIINDWTKNYNADELVDKILGVGVPAAPIFDLHDVTTDEHLVKAREMLVDLPHPVIGPMQVNGNPVKLMGTPVEITRHAPVVPGADNAEVYGGIFGLSGERLRELSEKGVI; this is encoded by the coding sequence ATGGGAGCTCTAAGCAACATTCGCGTTCTCGATCTCACTCGGGTTTTGGCGGGGCCATATTGCACGATGATGCTCGCGGACATGGGGGCCGAAGTCATCAAGATCGAGATCCCCGGCAAAGGCGACGACACCCGCAATTTCGGTCCTTACAAGAATAAAAGCAGCATGTACTACGCCAACGTGAACCGCAACAAAAAGGGCGTTTCTCTTAACATGAAGGCTCCAGAGGGAAAACAGCTTTTTCTTGAAATGGTCAAGACGGCTGACATGGTCGTCGAGAATTACCGTCCCGGCGTCATGGACAAGCTCGGCCTCGGTTACGACGTCTTGAAAGAAGTGAACCCCAGAATCATTTACGGCGCCGTTTCCGGTTTTGGCTGCTACGGTCCTTACAGCGAACGCCCAGGGTACGACATCATTGCCCAAGCGATGGGCGGTCTGATGAGCATCACCGGTCCACGCGGCGGCAAACCCTGCCGCTCCGGCAGCGCGATGGGAGACGTGTTGGGCGGCATGAACCTTACCATCGGCCTTCTGGCCGCTCTGAATGCCCGCAGTATCACCGGCAAGGGACAGCGAGTCGACGTGGCGCTCGTCGACTCGGTCGTCTCCAGCCTGGAGACGGGGATCCAAAGATATCTCGTCAACCACGAGATCCCCGAGAGAATGGGCAATGAATATGCGGCGACTTATCCTTACGACTCCTTCAAAGCCAAGGACAAGGAATTCATTATCGGCTGCGGCAACCAGGGGCTGTTCGAGAAACTGCTCGATCTGATGGGCAGAAAGGATCTTCTCGAGGACAGCCGCTTCGCCACCCTGCTTGAGCGCAATAAGCCCGAAAACCGGATCGCGCTCGGCGAGATCATCAATGACTGGACCAAGAATTACAACGCTGACGAACTTGTCGACAAGATCCTGGGGGTCGGCGTTCCGGCTGCTCCGATCTTCGACCTTCACGACGTCACGACCGACGAACATCTGGTCAAAGCCCGCGAGATGCTTGTAGATCTGCCCCACCCCGTCATCGGTCCCATGCAGGTCAACGGCAACCCTGTCAAACTTATGGGGACGCCGGTGGAGATCACGCGTCATGCGCCGGTTGTTCCCGGCGCCGACAACGCAGAAGTTTACGGGGGCATTTTCGGCCTGTCCGGCGAGCGGCTTCGGGAGCTTTCCGAAAAAGGCGTCATTTAA
- a CDS encoding hydroxymethylglutaryl-CoA lyase → MHFDGLPKNAVIREVCPRDGFQGICDFIPTEKKVEFIGQMLSTGIKEMEITSFVSPKAIPQLSDAAQVLPAVKKEYPDVEFTALVPNVKGAENALAAGADVVNVVFSVSESHNMANIRRTVEQSLSGMDDIIALVRGKAKICVSMATSFMCPFEGRIDPRRVAELIGKVRAKGVDCITLAETIGTCTPKDFTETLQVVKPALEGIPTYLHIHNTYGFADMNVKCALDEGFNRFDSAVGGLGGCPFAPGAAGNAATEDLVYLMQSMGVDTGLDPLRVVTVARALKAYGLRTMGSLCASSFGKPKPEMPVQNQ, encoded by the coding sequence ATGCATTTTGACGGTCTGCCCAAGAACGCTGTTATTCGCGAGGTCTGCCCACGTGACGGATTTCAGGGGATCTGCGATTTCATTCCCACGGAAAAGAAGGTCGAGTTCATCGGCCAAATGCTTTCGACTGGCATCAAGGAAATGGAAATCACGTCTTTCGTCAGTCCGAAAGCGATTCCTCAACTGTCTGACGCCGCCCAGGTACTGCCGGCCGTCAAGAAAGAGTACCCCGACGTCGAGTTCACCGCCTTGGTCCCCAACGTCAAGGGAGCGGAGAACGCGTTAGCCGCCGGGGCTGACGTCGTCAACGTGGTGTTTTCCGTCAGCGAAAGCCATAATATGGCCAACATCCGCCGCACCGTAGAGCAGTCGCTCTCCGGCATGGACGACATTATCGCGCTTGTCAGGGGCAAAGCGAAGATCTGCGTTTCCATGGCCACGTCCTTCATGTGTCCCTTCGAGGGACGCATCGATCCCCGCCGGGTGGCCGAGTTGATCGGCAAAGTGCGCGCCAAGGGAGTCGACTGCATCACACTTGCCGAAACGATCGGCACCTGTACGCCCAAAGACTTCACCGAAACGCTTCAGGTCGTCAAACCGGCGCTCGAGGGGATCCCCACCTATCTGCACATCCACAACACGTACGGTTTTGCCGACATGAACGTGAAATGCGCCCTTGACGAGGGATTCAACAGGTTCGATTCGGCCGTCGGCGGCCTCGGCGGCTGTCCTTTTGCCCCCGGCGCGGCCGGCAACGCGGCAACGGAAGATTTGGTCTACCTGATGCAAAGCATGGGCGTCGACACCGGGCTTGACCCTCTCAGGGTTGTGACGGTTGCCCGCGCTCTGAAAGCGTACGGTTTGAGGACGATGGGAAGTCTGTGCGCGAGCTCCTTTGGCAAGCCCAAACCGGAGATGCCCGTGCAGAATCAGTGA
- the dctP gene encoding TRAP transporter substrate-binding protein DctP, whose translation MFKKVMAFAAVAVLSCSVAFGAEFTVSNQFPPSHHISKAIHVFADKVVELSGGQLKVNVADSGSLYNDNQILEAVQDGLVEVGLVGTYKWGGMVPAADVFDLPFLFVDLSSPEKFLNAGAADILDAEFNKKGVKNLFWVDYGFIQMWNNEHPLHSPKDFEGLTMRSYSAGDSITLKALGAAPTLISSAEMYMAIQNGTVKGATTGMPAAVSRKIYEVCKYLTIANYSTAQFSVQANLDWWNGLDADSQKAILEAGKAAEKWLRGAVAESEGAAEKTVRDAGLEVNALTAEERAQMVAATKSVWDAYVARAGETGQKLVDLAHKVFD comes from the coding sequence ATGTTCAAGAAAGTAATGGCTTTTGCTGCGGTTGCGGTTCTGTCCTGCTCCGTCGCTTTTGGCGCGGAGTTCACTGTTTCCAATCAATTTCCTCCTTCTCACCATATTTCCAAGGCCATTCATGTTTTCGCCGACAAAGTCGTCGAGCTGAGCGGCGGCCAACTGAAGGTCAATGTCGCGGACTCCGGTTCCCTGTACAATGACAACCAGATTCTCGAAGCGGTCCAGGACGGCCTTGTCGAAGTCGGCCTCGTCGGCACCTACAAATGGGGCGGCATGGTGCCCGCTGCCGACGTGTTCGACCTGCCTTTCCTGTTCGTCGACTTGTCCTCGCCGGAAAAGTTTTTGAATGCCGGCGCGGCGGATATTCTTGACGCCGAGTTCAACAAGAAGGGCGTGAAAAACCTTTTCTGGGTCGACTACGGCTTCATTCAGATGTGGAACAACGAGCATCCTCTGCACAGCCCCAAGGACTTTGAAGGGTTGACGATGCGCTCCTACAGCGCCGGCGACTCCATCACCTTGAAGGCTCTCGGCGCGGCCCCCACTCTGATCAGCTCGGCGGAAATGTATATGGCCATTCAGAACGGCACCGTGAAAGGCGCGACCACCGGCATGCCTGCCGCGGTGTCCCGCAAGATTTACGAGGTCTGCAAATATCTGACCATCGCCAATTACAGCACGGCCCAGTTCTCCGTTCAGGCCAATCTCGACTGGTGGAACGGCCTTGACGCCGACAGCCAGAAAGCCATCCTCGAAGCCGGCAAAGCCGCCGAGAAATGGCTCCGCGGCGCGGTGGCGGAATCCGAAGGCGCCGCCGAAAAAACCGTCCGCGATGCGGGACTTGAAGTCAACGCGCTGACCGCCGAAGAACGCGCCCAAATGGTTGCGGCCACCAAGAGCGTTTGGGACGCCTACGTTGCGCGCGCCGGAGAGACGGGACAAAAACTCGTTGATCTGGCTCACAAAGTCTTCGACTAA
- a CDS encoding TRAP transporter small permease subunit, producing the protein MLNKLRALVKAGNTFCGYLSGLGILAMSLILAYEVVMRGIFKAPTIWVMNTAIYLFMWTMLVGAAYTLMLGKHVRIDLIFDKFPKRIQLYLDVVTSIMGIVFCVVVSWQAWLMIASSIRLNKLTDNLLHIPVWWIQLPLLLGFGLLALQFFINLLDRIVALRAGEGLSE; encoded by the coding sequence ATGCTCAACAAACTTCGCGCTCTTGTCAAGGCCGGCAACACCTTCTGCGGCTATCTCAGCGGGCTCGGGATTCTCGCGATGAGCCTGATCCTCGCGTACGAAGTCGTGATGCGCGGCATCTTCAAGGCCCCGACGATCTGGGTCATGAACACCGCCATTTACCTGTTCATGTGGACCATGCTGGTTGGCGCGGCTTATACGCTGATGCTGGGAAAACATGTCCGCATCGATTTGATCTTCGATAAGTTCCCGAAAAGAATCCAGCTTTATCTTGATGTCGTCACCAGCATTATGGGCATCGTCTTTTGCGTCGTTGTCTCCTGGCAAGCCTGGCTCATGATCGCTTCCAGCATCAGGCTGAACAAACTGACCGACAATCTCCTGCACATTCCGGTGTGGTGGATCCAGCTTCCCCTGCTGCTGGGTTTTGGACTTCTTGCTCTGCAGTTCTTCATCAACCTGCTTGACCGTATCGTGGCTCTTCGCGCGGGCGAAGGCCTCAGCGAGTAA
- a CDS encoding TRAP transporter large permease yields the protein MTNFLLVVAILLFILALGLPVAFSLGMTSLILIQVFHLPIKIIGTTMWSSLESFNTLSIPIFILMSQILLDGKVGDDLFEVMNTWVRHLPGGLGIGTILACAFFAAITGSGAATAATIGMVAYPALIKHGYDKTLTLGLLAAGGTLGILIPPSIPMIIYATVTEDSTGKLFMAGVVPGLLLATLFIVYVVYKSKHGGYTSEPKAPWKERMSITIKNLPGIFLPLLIIGGIYTGIFTPTEAAAVGLVYSLFITLFVYRTVKFADIPKICMKAVPSSCMIAIIICGALLFGRVMTYLRIPQALTAFVVDNKLSAATFIIIMNLLMFVLGALLETVSVVLLTMPLVTPILHALGVNTIWYGVLVTINMTMALISPPVGMNLYVINGLFPNVKMQEVIKGVIPFAAIIIVLLIIAGMVPQLSLWLPSLM from the coding sequence ATGACCAACTTTCTTCTCGTCGTCGCCATCCTGCTTTTTATCCTCGCGTTGGGGCTGCCGGTGGCCTTCTCCCTGGGCATGACGTCGTTGATCCTGATCCAGGTTTTCCATTTGCCCATCAAGATCATCGGCACCACCATGTGGTCGTCGCTGGAGAGTTTCAACACGCTGTCTATCCCGATCTTCATCCTGATGAGTCAGATACTGTTAGACGGCAAGGTGGGAGACGACCTGTTCGAAGTCATGAACACCTGGGTCCGTCATCTGCCGGGAGGCCTGGGCATCGGCACGATCCTCGCCTGCGCCTTCTTCGCCGCCATCACCGGCTCCGGAGCGGCGACGGCCGCCACGATCGGCATGGTCGCCTATCCTGCCCTGATCAAGCACGGCTATGACAAAACGCTTACGCTGGGGCTGCTGGCCGCCGGCGGAACGTTAGGCATCCTGATCCCCCCGAGCATCCCCATGATCATTTACGCTACCGTCACCGAGGATTCCACGGGCAAACTGTTCATGGCGGGAGTCGTTCCCGGGCTGCTTCTCGCTACGCTGTTCATCGTTTATGTCGTGTATAAAAGCAAGCATGGCGGCTACACCTCGGAACCCAAAGCGCCCTGGAAAGAACGCATGTCCATTACCATCAAGAACCTGCCCGGCATTTTTCTGCCCCTGCTGATCATCGGCGGCATTTATACCGGCATCTTCACGCCCACGGAAGCTGCCGCCGTCGGTCTGGTGTACAGCCTTTTCATCACGCTGTTCGTCTATCGCACCGTTAAATTCGCCGACATCCCCAAGATCTGTATGAAGGCGGTTCCTTCAAGCTGCATGATCGCCATCATCATCTGCGGCGCCCTTCTGTTCGGGCGCGTTATGACCTATTTGAGGATTCCTCAGGCTCTTACCGCTTTCGTGGTCGACAACAAGCTCTCCGCCGCAACGTTCATCATCATCATGAACCTGCTGATGTTCGTCCTCGGCGCGCTGCTTGAAACGGTTTCCGTCGTGCTGCTGACCATGCCGCTGGTAACGCCGATTCTCCACGCGCTCGGCGTCAACACCATTTGGTACGGCGTGCTGGTCACCATCAACATGACCATGGCGCTGATCTCGCCTCCGGTCGGCATGAACCTGTACGTTATCAACGGATTATTCCCCAACGTAAAAATGCAGGAGGTCATCAAAGGAGTCATTCCGTTTGCCGCAATTATCATCGTCCTTCTGATCATTGCCGGCATGGTTCCTCAGCTGAGCCTCTGGTTGCCCTCCCTGATGTGA
- a CDS encoding type II toxin-antitoxin system RelE family toxin, which yields MSYDVQTTQRFDREFKKLDRYTQLMIRSWINKNLVECADPRIHGKPLVANRKGQWRYRIGDYRLICLIDDHELIILALSVGHRREAYRN from the coding sequence ATGAGTTACGACGTCCAGACGACCCAGCGATTCGACCGGGAATTTAAAAAGCTCGACAGATACACGCAGCTGATGATCAGATCGTGGATCAACAAAAATCTTGTCGAGTGCGCAGACCCGCGAATCCATGGAAAGCCGCTTGTTGCCAACCGCAAGGGGCAGTGGCGTTACAGAATCGGAGATTACCGCCTGATTTGCCTCATCGACGACCATGAGTTGATCATTTTGGCCTTGAGCGTTGGACATCGGCGGGAAGCGTACAGGAATTAG
- the relB gene encoding type II toxin-antitoxin system RelB family antitoxin, with translation MAFSIRLTEEERNLADSYAKLHSMSMGEAFKRALFERIEDEYDVAVANEAYDEYLKSGKKSRPIGELWKDIDL, from the coding sequence ATGGCATTTTCCATCAGATTGACCGAAGAAGAGCGGAACCTTGCCGACAGCTACGCGAAATTGCATTCTATGTCCATGGGCGAGGCTTTTAAAAGGGCCCTGTTCGAGCGCATCGAGGACGAATACGATGTTGCCGTCGCCAATGAGGCATACGATGAATACCTCAAAAGCGGCAAAAAGAGCCGCCCGATCGGCGAACTCTGGAAAGACATCGATCTATGA
- a CDS encoding DUF501 domain-containing protein: MWMKNLRREVHGNLSFFSARDEIVAAGQMDGRNFHKGLVMSVAARCKWGMPQVLKCHPFYRGRPFPTLFWLTCPHLAYQCGRLESGGGVKALEDFLSENEKAYRLYNFRYAWLRISSLSGCERFFLRRYSPKIWKAMLKTGIGGIHLTEKLTVKCLHLQAATMLALPGHPAEAWFAEKFKEFCCKKAHCKKYLD, encoded by the coding sequence ATGTGGATGAAGAATTTGCGGCGAGAGGTTCACGGGAACCTCTCGTTTTTTTCGGCGCGCGACGAGATTGTTGCGGCCGGTCAGATGGATGGGCGCAATTTTCACAAGGGGCTTGTCATGTCCGTCGCGGCGCGCTGCAAATGGGGAATGCCTCAGGTCCTGAAATGTCACCCCTTTTACAGAGGGCGCCCTTTTCCGACGCTCTTCTGGCTGACATGCCCTCATTTGGCGTACCAATGCGGGCGTCTTGAGTCCGGCGGAGGGGTCAAGGCGCTGGAAGACTTTCTCAGCGAGAATGAAAAGGCGTATCGCCTCTACAATTTTCGCTATGCATGGTTGCGGATTTCTTCCTTGAGCGGTTGCGAACGGTTCTTCCTGCGCCGGTATTCTCCGAAGATCTGGAAAGCCATGCTTAAAACCGGCATCGGCGGTATCCATTTGACTGAAAAACTGACCGTGAAATGCCTGCACCTCCAGGCGGCAACGATGCTCGCTTTGCCGGGGCATCCTGCCGAAGCGTGGTTTGCGGAAAAATTTAAAGAGTTCTGTTGTAAAAAGGCTCACTGTAAAAAATATTTAGACTGA
- a CDS encoding S1 RNA-binding domain-containing protein, giving the protein MPDLAPGDVVTGVVEQIMPYGAFVRLQSGQKAMIHISQLSHKFIKSVDAVLQPQQEIKAKVIKIDEKGRIDLSLKALEEPPTVPVQRMPRHATAAVSEEALGSDDFEKKLSTFLKSSEEKISSLMNAKSGKGGRPPRRKGARP; this is encoded by the coding sequence ATGCCCGATTTGGCACCAGGTGATGTGGTAACGGGAGTCGTCGAACAGATCATGCCCTATGGGGCTTTTGTCCGTCTTCAAAGCGGCCAGAAGGCGATGATTCACATCTCGCAGCTTTCGCATAAATTTATCAAAAGCGTCGATGCCGTTCTGCAGCCGCAGCAGGAGATTAAGGCGAAAGTTATCAAAATAGACGAAAAAGGCCGCATCGATCTGTCTTTGAAGGCGCTTGAAGAGCCTCCGACTGTCCCGGTTCAACGAATGCCCCGGCATGCGACGGCCGCAGTTTCCGAGGAAGCGCTCGGCTCGGACGATTTCGAAAAAAAGTTGTCCACTTTCCTGAAAAGCAGCGAAGAAAAAATTTCTTCGCTGATGAACGCCAAAAGCGGCAAAGGGGGACGCCCGCCGCGCCGAAAAGGCGCTCGTCCCTAA